From a region of the Corallococcus coralloides DSM 2259 genome:
- a CDS encoding polysaccharide lyase: MRSKHFAVAAGVSLFALGLGAQAAEIFRNTGTLTGWNSLNLEHNGSLKEVTNVVYEGSTAIKATQVYDPNYTERYHSEVVKHNVYRRGDTGFYGFMFRLQQDWQFQPQSFNIAQFIANFSDTGCDGHMPTTMVWLSGNQLTTRVKYGTVCDQKTTTFRNLATVTAGEWHKVVMQVKWASDNTGFIKLWFDGVKVLEQFNLATTVADDRYLQFRVGLYANGWHDSGYMQGTQGTRSIWIDEIAAGTTFADADPAQW; encoded by the coding sequence ATGCGGTCCAAGCATTTCGCCGTCGCCGCTGGCGTGTCGCTGTTCGCGCTGGGGCTGGGCGCGCAGGCGGCGGAGATCTTCCGCAACACCGGAACCCTCACGGGCTGGAACTCGCTCAACCTGGAGCACAACGGTTCGCTGAAGGAAGTGACCAACGTCGTCTATGAGGGCTCCACCGCCATCAAGGCCACGCAGGTCTACGACCCGAACTACACCGAGCGCTACCACTCGGAAGTCGTGAAGCACAACGTGTACCGCCGGGGCGACACGGGCTTCTATGGCTTCATGTTCCGGCTGCAGCAGGACTGGCAGTTCCAGCCGCAGTCCTTCAACATCGCCCAGTTCATCGCGAACTTCTCCGACACGGGCTGCGATGGCCACATGCCCACCACCATGGTGTGGCTGTCCGGCAACCAGCTCACGACCCGCGTGAAGTACGGCACCGTCTGCGACCAGAAGACCACCACCTTCCGCAACCTGGCCACCGTCACCGCCGGTGAGTGGCACAAGGTCGTCATGCAGGTGAAGTGGGCCAGCGACAACACCGGCTTCATCAAGCTGTGGTTCGACGGCGTGAAGGTCCTGGAGCAGTTCAACCTGGCCACCACCGTGGCGGATGACCGCTATCTCCAGTTCCGCGTCGGCCTCTACGCCAATGGCTGGCACGACAGCGGGTACATGCAGGGCACCCAAGGCACCCGCAGCATCTGGATTGACGAAATCGCCGCCGGCACGACGTTCGCCGACGCCGACCCTGCGCAGTGGTAG
- a CDS encoding dienelactone hydrolase family protein — MTAMRRLLLWCVGWVLFSAQVALAAQGEIVARPQWTVPGMSFGYWEYLPLGYDDAPTEKFPLVVFLHGTGEAGNGTAVGLEKIMALNAPPRLIRNGRDFPFILIAPQRHNAFIQVPEIDAIIEFAKVHYRVDTKRIYLTGISAGAFQTWAYAAQHYAKLAAVLPIAGNGNGLNLCPMAAAGLPVWAFHGLADGTVSPYGSIDPVNRMNTICSPAANPAALLTLYPGVGHDSWGLTYDGSAGHDVYAWLLSHSL, encoded by the coding sequence ATGACGGCGATGCGTCGGCTGTTGCTGTGGTGCGTGGGCTGGGTGCTGTTCTCCGCGCAGGTGGCCCTGGCGGCACAGGGGGAGATCGTGGCGCGTCCCCAGTGGACGGTGCCGGGGATGAGCTTCGGGTACTGGGAGTACCTGCCGCTGGGGTACGACGACGCGCCCACGGAGAAGTTCCCGTTGGTGGTGTTCCTTCATGGGACAGGGGAGGCGGGCAACGGCACCGCAGTGGGGCTGGAGAAGATCATGGCGCTGAACGCGCCGCCCCGGCTCATCCGCAACGGGCGCGACTTCCCGTTCATCCTGATCGCGCCGCAGCGGCACAACGCGTTCATCCAGGTGCCGGAGATCGACGCGATCATCGAGTTCGCGAAGGTGCACTACCGGGTGGACACGAAGCGCATCTACCTGACGGGCATCTCGGCGGGAGCGTTCCAGACGTGGGCGTACGCGGCGCAGCACTACGCGAAGCTGGCGGCGGTGCTGCCAATCGCGGGCAACGGCAACGGCCTGAACCTCTGCCCCATGGCGGCGGCGGGGCTGCCGGTCTGGGCCTTCCACGGCCTGGCGGACGGCACGGTGTCGCCATACGGCTCCATCGATCCGGTGAACCGGATGAACACCATCTGCTCGCCCGCGGCGAACCCCGCGGCGCTGCTCACGCTCTATCCCGGCGTGGGCCACGACTCG